One stretch of Actinomycetes bacterium DNA includes these proteins:
- the whiG gene encoding RNA polymerase sigma factor WhiG, whose protein sequence is MDEPSSVERLWQEFKLKVSSDARERLILHYAPLVKYVAGRVSVGLPPNIEQADLVSYGIFGLIDAIEKYDLDRGIKFETYAISRIKGAIIDELRAIDWIPRSVRFKAREVEKAYAALENQLHRSPTDAEVAQELGISTGELHHIFNQISFVSVVALDELLTVGSERGDRLSLVDTLEDKGAEDPEAVFESEEMKSILAGAINRLAEREKIVITLYYYEGLTLAEIGQVLGVTESRVCQMHTKAVLQLRGKMQDVR, encoded by the coding sequence TTGGACGAGCCGTCGTCCGTTGAACGGCTGTGGCAGGAGTTCAAGCTGAAGGTGTCCTCGGACGCCCGTGAGCGGCTTATTCTCCATTACGCGCCCCTGGTGAAGTACGTGGCGGGGCGGGTATCGGTTGGCCTGCCGCCCAATATCGAGCAGGCGGACCTGGTGTCCTACGGAATTTTCGGCCTTATCGACGCCATCGAGAAATACGACCTGGACCGGGGCATCAAGTTCGAGACCTATGCCATCTCCCGCATCAAAGGGGCGATCATCGACGAGCTGCGCGCGATCGACTGGATCCCCCGGTCGGTGCGGTTCAAGGCGCGCGAGGTCGAGAAGGCCTACGCCGCGCTGGAGAACCAGCTGCACCGCAGCCCCACCGATGCGGAGGTGGCGCAGGAGCTGGGGATCTCCACCGGTGAGCTGCACCACATCTTCAACCAGATCTCGTTCGTCTCGGTGGTGGCCCTGGACGAGCTGCTCACGGTCGGCTCCGAGCGCGGGGACCGGCTCAGCCTGGTCGACACGCTGGAGGACAAGGGGGCCGAGGACCCGGAGGCGGTGTTCGAGTCCGAAGAGATGAAGAGCATCCTCGCGGGCGCGATCAACCGGCTGGCCGAGCGGGAGAAGATCGTCATCACGCTGTACTACTACGAAGGGCTGACCCTGGCCGAGATCGGCCAGGTGCTGGGCGTGACCGAGTCGCGGGTGTGCCAGATGCACACCAAGGCGGTCCTGCAGCTCCGCGGCAAGATGCAGGACGTGCGCTGA
- a CDS encoding peptidoglycan DD-metalloendopeptidase family protein, producing the protein MPLHGPGPARRRRVARVAAALALALAAVPAVASLPSALAASSAPVAAQGPGPPGVQVPGPRGGRVPVLRLPVRGPVVRGFEAPAGPYGAGHRGVDLGAPLGSPVGAPAAGRVVFAGPVAGAGWASVEVDPGVVVTVGPLAPVLVARGEVLDALDPVGRLAPGHGGGLHLGLRVDGVYVDPLPYLPGRGPARLAPLTAPGGR; encoded by the coding sequence GTGCCGCTGCATGGTCCCGGTCCCGCCCGCCGCCGGCGGGTCGCCCGGGTGGCCGCCGCGCTCGCGTTGGCGCTGGCCGCCGTCCCGGCCGTGGCCAGCCTGCCGTCCGCGCTGGCCGCGAGCTCGGCGCCTGTGGCGGCCCAGGGGCCGGGTCCACCCGGCGTCCAGGTGCCGGGTCCACGCGGCGGTCGGGTGCCGGTCCTGCGGCTGCCGGTGCGGGGGCCGGTGGTGCGCGGGTTCGAGGCGCCTGCCGGGCCGTACGGGGCCGGGCACCGGGGCGTAGACCTGGGCGCGCCGCTGGGGTCGCCGGTGGGGGCGCCGGCGGCCGGGCGCGTCGTGTTCGCTGGTCCGGTGGCGGGGGCCGGGTGGGCCAGCGTCGAGGTCGACCCCGGGGTGGTGGTCACCGTGGGGCCGCTCGCCCCGGTGCTGGTGGCCCGGGGCGAGGTGCTCGACGCCCTCGACCCGGTGGGCCGGCTGGCCCCCGGGCACGGCGGCGGCCTCCACCTCGGGCTCCGGGTCGACGGCGTCTACGTCGACCCCCTGCCCTACCTGCCCGGCCGCGGGCCGGCGCGGCTGGCGCCCCTGACCGCACCCGGCGGCCGTTGA
- a CDS encoding tyrosine recombinase XerC, protein MSGTRDDLAPEIRHAVDLFVAHLRDERGLSPNTVAAYERDVVQFFGFAARAGVTKPSRVEPLLLRRFLALLRTRGLAPSSMARKGAALRACFKYLARRGLVAASPAADLGTPRGPRRLPVVLKQGQVEELLARPEPVDPVGLRDRAILELLYATGMRVGELCGLGLDDLDLGADAVRVLGKGAKQRIVPFGAPARAALVEYLSKARSALLPAAGEVDRRALFFNRRRRPMTPRDVRGMLERYRVGVAPPGTSPHTLRHTFATHLLEGGADLRAVQELLGHVALTTTQTYTHVSKERLRQVYEQAHPRA, encoded by the coding sequence GTGAGCGGGACGCGCGACGACCTCGCCCCCGAGATCCGCCATGCGGTCGACCTGTTCGTGGCGCATCTGCGCGACGAGCGCGGGCTGTCGCCCAACACGGTGGCCGCCTACGAGCGCGACGTCGTGCAGTTCTTCGGGTTCGCGGCGCGGGCCGGGGTGACCAAGCCGTCGCGGGTCGAGCCGCTGTTGCTCCGCCGGTTCCTCGCCTTGCTGCGGACCCGGGGGCTGGCTCCGTCGTCGATGGCGCGGAAGGGGGCGGCGCTGCGGGCGTGCTTCAAGTACCTGGCCCGCAGGGGCCTCGTGGCGGCCAGCCCGGCCGCGGACCTGGGGACGCCGCGCGGTCCCAGGCGGCTCCCGGTCGTGCTCAAGCAGGGTCAGGTCGAGGAGCTGCTGGCCAGGCCGGAGCCGGTCGACCCGGTGGGGCTGCGCGACCGTGCCATCCTCGAGCTGCTGTACGCGACCGGGATGCGGGTCGGGGAGCTGTGCGGGCTTGGCCTGGATGACCTCGACCTCGGCGCTGACGCGGTGCGGGTCCTGGGCAAGGGCGCCAAGCAGCGGATCGTGCCGTTCGGCGCGCCGGCGCGGGCCGCGCTCGTCGAGTACCTGAGCAAGGCGCGGTCGGCGCTGCTGCCAGCGGCGGGGGAGGTGGACCGCAGGGCGCTGTTCTTCAACCGGCGGCGCCGGCCGATGACCCCGAGGGACGTGCGCGGCATGCTCGAGCGGTACCGGGTGGGCGTGGCACCGCCCGGGACCAGCCCGCACACGCTGCGGCACACCTTCGCCACCCACCTGCTGGAGGGCGGGGCGGACCTGCGGGCGGTGCAGGAGCTGCTCGGGCACGTTGCCCTCACCACGACCCAGACCTACACTCACGTGTCGAAAGAACGACTCCGCCAGGTCTACGAGCAGGCCCATCCACGCGCCTGA
- the rpsB gene encoding 30S ribosomal protein S2 — MAVVTMRQLLEAGVHFGHQTRRWNPKMKRFIFGERNGIYIIDLQKTAASIETTYAFLRDTVAKGGNVLFVGTKKQAQESIKAQAERVSMPFVNYRWLGGMLTNFTTIYKRLQRLKELEAMESTGATEVLPKKEVLKLQHEKEKLERNLGGIRDMTRLPAAVWVVDTRKEHIAVTEARKLNIPVVAILDTNCDPDEVDYPIPGNDDAIRAGSLLTRIVADAVAEGLRLRSVYGGGGDAGAREGGTPMAASPVDEEPLAEWERELLEADGAEPAAGSKAATSPKPDASPKTEADAAPETRTGTEAAPASQAADVGESVDVAAGPTTDEHQPRA; from the coding sequence TTGGCAGTCGTCACCATGCGCCAGCTGCTCGAGGCCGGCGTCCACTTCGGCCATCAGACCCGGCGCTGGAACCCGAAGATGAAGCGCTTCATCTTCGGCGAGCGCAACGGGATCTACATCATCGACCTGCAGAAGACGGCGGCGTCGATCGAGACCACCTACGCGTTCTTGCGCGACACGGTCGCCAAGGGCGGCAACGTGCTGTTCGTGGGGACCAAGAAGCAGGCCCAGGAGTCGATCAAGGCTCAGGCCGAGCGCGTCTCCATGCCGTTCGTGAACTACCGCTGGCTCGGCGGGATGCTGACCAACTTCACCACCATCTACAAGCGCCTGCAGCGGCTCAAGGAGCTGGAGGCGATGGAGAGCACCGGTGCCACCGAGGTGCTGCCCAAAAAGGAAGTGCTGAAGCTCCAGCACGAGAAGGAGAAGCTGGAGCGCAACCTGGGCGGCATCCGGGACATGACCCGTCTGCCAGCCGCCGTCTGGGTGGTGGACACCCGCAAGGAGCACATCGCGGTCACCGAGGCCCGCAAGCTCAACATCCCGGTGGTCGCCATCCTCGACACCAACTGCGACCCGGACGAGGTGGACTACCCGATCCCGGGCAACGACGACGCGATCCGGGCTGGGAGCCTGCTGACCCGGATCGTGGCCGACGCGGTCGCGGAGGGGCTGCGCCTGCGCAGCGTGTACGGCGGCGGCGGCGACGCCGGGGCCAGGGAGGGCGGCACCCCGATGGCGGCCAGCCCCGTCGACGAGGAGCCGCTGGCCGAGTGGGAGCGCGAGCTGCTCGAGGCGGACGGGGCCGAGCCGGCGGCTGGGTCGAAGGCCGCCACCTCGCCCAAGCCTGACGCCTCGCCGAAGACCGAGGCCGACGCCGCGCCCGAGACCCGGACCGGGACCGAGGCTGCGCCGGCCTCACAGGCCGCCGACGTGGGTGAGTCAGTCGACGTGGCCGCCGGCCCGACCACCGACGAGCACCAGCCTCGAGCCTGA
- the tsf gene encoding translation elongation factor Ts, which produces MEITAAQVKVLRDATGAGMMDCKKALQDAGGDLERAKTILREKGLASAGKRAGRTTNQGVVDAYLHTPDPNLPPKLGVLVELDCETDFVAKTEEFQALARDIALHVAAADPAYVSREDVPSEVLEREREVYAKQAEGKPAHIVDRIVEGKLNDFHKQVVLLEQEYVRDASQTIHELLDGYSAKVGEKLVLRRFSRFKVGEGA; this is translated from the coding sequence ATGGAGATCACGGCCGCCCAGGTCAAGGTCCTCCGCGACGCCACAGGCGCCGGCATGATGGACTGTAAGAAGGCGCTCCAGGACGCCGGAGGCGACCTCGAGCGCGCAAAGACGATCCTGCGCGAGAAGGGCCTCGCCTCGGCCGGCAAGCGGGCCGGGCGCACCACCAACCAGGGCGTCGTCGACGCATACCTGCACACCCCCGATCCGAACCTGCCGCCCAAGCTCGGCGTGCTGGTCGAACTTGACTGCGAGACCGACTTCGTGGCCAAGACCGAGGAGTTCCAGGCGCTCGCCCGCGACATCGCCCTGCACGTGGCCGCGGCCGACCCTGCCTACGTCAGCCGCGAGGACGTGCCGAGCGAGGTCCTCGAGCGCGAGCGGGAGGTCTACGCCAAGCAGGCCGAGGGCAAGCCCGCCCACATCGTGGACCGGATCGTCGAAGGCAAGCTGAACGACTTCCATAAGCAGGTGGTCCTGCTCGAGCAGGAGTACGTGCGCGACGCCAGCCAGACGATTCACGAGCTGCTTGATGGATACTCCGCCAAGGTGGGTGAGAAGCTGGTGCTGCGGCGCTTCTCCCGCTTCAAGGTCGGGGAGGGCGCCTGA